In one Pirellulales bacterium genomic region, the following are encoded:
- a CDS encoding GNAT family N-acetyltransferase — MMNPQMILRHADTQDALRACYAVMKQLRPHLHSEDEFIERVTRQAADGYRLLAAWEGDQAIALAGYRLQENLVYGKFLYVDDLVTAEQARGREYAARLLDALTTVAEEAGCVLFALDTALSNALAQRFYFRQGLLTGAIRFSKPVTPKVA; from the coding sequence ATGATGAATCCCCAGATGATATTGCGTCACGCCGACACCCAGGATGCCTTGCGTGCCTGTTATGCCGTGATGAAACAATTGCGCCCGCATTTACATTCCGAAGACGAATTCATCGAGCGTGTCACGCGCCAAGCAGCCGACGGCTATCGCTTGCTTGCTGCATGGGAGGGCGACCAAGCGATAGCGTTGGCGGGCTACCGCTTGCAGGAAAACCTGGTCTATGGAAAATTTCTTTACGTCGACGATCTGGTGACTGCCGAACAGGCGCGCGGCCGCGAATACGCCGCTCGTCTACTGGATGCGCTGACCACGGTTGCGGAAGAAGCCGGCTGTGTGCTTTTTGCCTTGGATACAGCCTTGTCGAATGCATTGGCGCAACGATTTTATTTTCGCCAAGGCTTGCTGACCGGCGCCATCCGTTTCAGCAAGCCAGTGACGCCCAAGGTGGCGTGA